A single Methanocaldococcus bathoardescens DNA region contains:
- the pstC gene encoding phosphate ABC transporter permease subunit PstC: protein MKRVSEIIIENLIKIFAAFSSFIVLGIIIFLLTNGLPVFNYIDPISFIFGMNWNPYYGEFGIFPMIVGSFCVTILALLFAVPLGVGCAIYLAEIAPERVRDILKPAIEILTAIPSVVYGFIGMVLLVPWIREAFNVNPGFSWFAASIILAIMILPTITSISEDAIRSVPQSIKEGSLALGATHWQTIKNVIIPSSLSGILAGTILGMGRAIGETMAVLMVAGNWPLIPKSIFDPVRPLTSHIILHIKEAVVGSPIYYAMFACGIVLFVIVVGLNIISQYLEKKYRIKWG from the coding sequence ATGAAAAGAGTGAGCGAAATAATTATAGAAAATCTTATTAAGATATTTGCAGCATTTTCAAGTTTCATAGTTCTTGGAATTATTATTTTTTTATTAACTAATGGATTGCCAGTCTTTAATTATATAGACCCTATAAGCTTTATATTCGGTATGAATTGGAATCCATACTATGGAGAGTTTGGAATATTTCCAATGATTGTTGGTAGTTTTTGCGTAACTATTTTGGCATTATTGTTTGCTGTTCCATTAGGTGTTGGGTGTGCAATATATTTAGCTGAAATAGCCCCTGAGAGAGTTAGAGATATTTTAAAGCCAGCAATTGAGATATTAACTGCTATCCCATCAGTCGTTTATGGTTTCATTGGGATGGTTTTACTTGTTCCTTGGATTAGAGAGGCATTTAATGTAAATCCAGGATTTAGCTGGTTTGCTGCATCTATAATCTTAGCAATTATGATTCTACCAACAATTACATCAATATCTGAAGATGCTATAAGAAGTGTTCCACAAAGTATAAAGGAAGGGAGCTTAGCTTTAGGAGCTACCCACTGGCAAACAATAAAAAATGTCATTATTCCAAGCTCATTAAGTGGGATTTTAGCAGGGACTATATTAGGAATGGGTAGAGCAATAGGAGAGACGATGGCTGTTTTGATGGTCGCAGGAAACTGGCCTTTAATTCCAAAGTCCATATTCGACCCAGTAAGACCTTTAACTTCTCACATTATCTTGCATATAAAAGAGGCCGTAGTTGGAAGCCCTATTTACTATGCAATGTTTGCATGTGGAATTGTTCTATTTGTAATAGTTGTTGGATTAAACATCATATCACAATACTTAGAGAAAAAATATAGAATAAAATGGGGATAA
- a CDS encoding CheR family methyltransferase, which produces MAIGVNNSTERLDSIEQMYFKRILNHIKNVLKIDVTQYKDSYIMRRIRVRMKATKCKTFKEYYEYLKSHSDENEELAETLTVNVTEFWRDITVYNEIQKIIDEWVADRRIRKIRIWSAGCSSGEEPYGVAIILSEAMEKHKRKLLNVSITATDIDREILAKAKRGVYQAKQLKNLPPQIIEKYFIKLNDEEYMIKNTLKKFVRFQYHDLIKDPPLKNMDMVLCRNVIIYFDKKIQEEIFLKFYEALNPGGFLILGKTEILHGEAKKLFKTYNARERIYQKPKE; this is translated from the coding sequence ATGGCAATAGGTGTAAATAATAGTACTGAAAGACTCGACTCTATAGAGCAAATGTATTTTAAAAGAATATTAAATCATATCAAAAATGTATTAAAAATAGATGTTACTCAATATAAAGATAGTTATATTATGAGAAGGATTAGAGTAAGAATGAAAGCTACTAAATGTAAGACATTCAAAGAATATTACGAATACTTAAAAAGCCATAGTGATGAAAATGAAGAATTGGCTGAAACTTTAACAGTTAATGTTACAGAATTTTGGAGGGATATTACTGTATATAATGAAATACAAAAAATCATAGACGAGTGGGTAGCGGATAGAAGAATAAGAAAGATAAGAATATGGAGTGCTGGATGTTCTTCGGGAGAAGAACCTTACGGTGTAGCAATTATTTTAAGTGAAGCAATGGAGAAACATAAAAGAAAATTACTAAACGTATCAATAACAGCCACAGATATAGACCGAGAAATTCTTGCTAAAGCAAAAAGAGGAGTATATCAAGCAAAACAGCTAAAAAATTTACCACCTCAGATTATAGAAAAATATTTCATAAAACTCAATGATGAGGAGTATATGATAAAAAATACATTAAAAAAATTTGTAAGATTTCAATATCATGACCTCATAAAAGACCCTCCATTAAAAAATATGGATATGGTATTATGTAGAAATGTAATTATTTATTTTGATAAAAAGATTCAGGAAGAAATTTTTCTGAAATTTTATGAAGCATTAAATCCTGGTGGATTTTTGATACTTGGAAAAACTGAAATACTTCATGGAGAAGCAAAAAAATTATTCAAAACATATAATGCAAGAGAAAGAATTTATCAGAAACCCAAAGAATAA
- a CDS encoding chemotaxis protein CheC, with protein MKYGNVEISPKSWEVIVKTIIETTLGDNNMSSNSSIINNFDLDGLSKIEDVGKYASEKAMKFISEMTGYSAELKVFNIRLVTPKEIKEEYGDDKKIFTRIDFTGDINGTGVLIFSEDSAIKLSKAMLLGMGMESDTDEMDDMKISAINEICNILISAYVDSFANFMNTALTMSPPSFIEGSGRELLEKIFNEKNIGDDDIIMAFRSTLHICEVGTGFDVLIVLPHDSVSILFDAINKGNVKDKLSAKYENQ; from the coding sequence ATGAAATATGGAAATGTTGAAATTTCCCCGAAATCCTGGGAAGTTATAGTGAAAACCATTATTGAAACCACGTTGGGGGATAATAACATGTCTTCAAATTCCAGTATTATTAACAATTTTGATTTAGATGGATTGAGTAAAATCGAAGATGTGGGAAAATATGCTTCAGAAAAAGCTATGAAATTTATCTCTGAAATGACTGGATACTCAGCCGAATTAAAGGTATTTAATATTAGGTTGGTTACCCCAAAAGAAATAAAAGAAGAATATGGCGATGATAAAAAAATATTTACAAGAATTGATTTTACAGGAGATATTAATGGAACTGGTGTATTAATTTTCTCTGAAGATTCTGCTATAAAGCTGTCTAAAGCCATGCTTTTAGGAATGGGAATGGAGTCAGATACTGATGAAATGGACGATATGAAAATATCTGCAATTAATGAAATATGCAACATACTCATATCTGCATATGTAGATTCGTTTGCAAACTTTATGAATACTGCATTAACTATGTCTCCACCATCGTTTATTGAAGGTTCTGGAAGAGAACTATTAGAAAAAATATTTAATGAGAAAAATATAGGCGATGATGATATAATTATGGCCTTTAGGTCAACATTGCATATATGTGAAGTAGGAACTGGTTTTGATGTATTGATTGTATTGCCACACGACTCTGTAAGCATATTATTTGATGCTATAAATAAAGGCAATGTTAAAGATAAATTAAGTGCAAAATATGAAAACCAATAA
- the pstA gene encoding phosphate ABC transporter permease PstA yields the protein MINPKLEEKIAFALLRACGLVVISVLFIMVGYLFIKGIGAINLELFFGEANPIDVIIGKEIAYDGIWYAILGTFALVTLAVLFSIPFGILGAIYLHEYAGDSKLARIIRFSTDCLAGLPSIVFGLFGFSIAIATKIGPCLLIGGLTLSFMILPIIMRTTEEGLKSIPPGLREGSLALGATKWQTIRHVVLPAALPQIITGIILGIGRSAEETAAIMFTAATAFSYSIGLFDQVEALPYTLYILATEYTSQQELQMAYGVAFILVVMMFFIFGIASYIRKKYTIKY from the coding sequence ATGATTAATCCTAAGTTAGAAGAAAAAATTGCATTTGCTCTATTAAGAGCTTGTGGACTTGTTGTAATTTCAGTTTTGTTTATTATGGTAGGGTATTTATTCATAAAAGGCATTGGAGCTATAAATCTTGAGTTATTCTTTGGAGAAGCTAATCCAATAGACGTTATAATTGGTAAAGAAATAGCTTATGATGGAATTTGGTATGCAATATTAGGGACGTTTGCTTTAGTCACATTAGCAGTCTTATTCTCTATACCGTTTGGAATATTAGGAGCTATTTATCTTCATGAATATGCTGGAGATAGCAAACTCGCAAGAATTATAAGATTTTCAACAGATTGCTTAGCTGGTTTACCATCAATTGTCTTTGGTTTGTTTGGGTTTTCAATTGCAATTGCTACAAAAATTGGTCCTTGTTTGTTAATTGGGGGCTTAACTCTATCATTTATGATTCTTCCTATTATAATGAGAACCACTGAAGAGGGATTAAAATCTATCCCCCCAGGATTAAGAGAGGGAAGTTTAGCATTAGGAGCTACAAAGTGGCAAACAATAAGGCATGTTGTATTGCCAGCAGCTTTACCTCAAATAATAACAGGGATTATCTTAGGAATTGGTAGAAGTGCTGAAGAAACAGCTGCTATTATGTTCACTGCCGCAACAGCATTTTCATATTCAATTGGTCTATTTGACCAAGTAGAAGCTTTACCATACACACTATATATCTTAGCAACTGAATACACTTCACAGCAGGAATTACAGATGGCTTATGGTGTAGCTTTCATTTTGGTAGTTATGATGTTCTTTATATTTGGAATTGCAAGCTATATAAGAAAAAAATACACAATAAAATACTAA
- the ilvE gene encoding branched-chain-amino-acid transaminase has translation MKIYLNGKFVDEEDAKVSVFDHGLLYGDGVFEGIRAYDGVVFMLKEHIDRLYDSAKSLCIDIPLTKEEMIDVVLETLRVNNLRDAYIRLVVTRGVGDLGLDPRKCKEPTIFCIAIPMPPLLGEDGIRVITVSVRRLPVDVLNPAVKSLNYLNSILAKIQANYAGVDEAFLLDDKGFVVEGTGDNIFVVKNGVLKTPPVYASILKGITRDVVIKLAKEEGIEVVEEPLTLHDLYTADELFITGTAAEIVPVFEIDGRVINNRQVGEITKKLKERFKEIRTKWGIKIYDE, from the coding sequence ATGAAAATCTACTTAAACGGAAAATTTGTTGATGAAGAGGATGCAAAGGTTTCTGTGTTTGACCATGGTTTATTATATGGAGATGGAGTTTTTGAAGGAATTAGGGCTTATGATGGCGTTGTTTTCATGTTAAAAGAGCACATAGATAGATTGTATGATTCAGCAAAATCTCTCTGCATAGATATTCCATTAACAAAAGAAGAGATGATTGATGTTGTTTTAGAGACATTGAGAGTTAATAATCTGAGAGATGCCTATATAAGATTAGTTGTTACAAGGGGTGTTGGTGATTTAGGGTTAGACCCAAGAAAGTGTAAAGAACCAACTATTTTCTGTATAGCAATTCCTATGCCTCCTTTGTTGGGAGAAGATGGGATTAGAGTTATAACCGTCTCAGTTAGAAGATTGCCCGTAGATGTTTTAAATCCAGCTGTTAAATCTCTAAATTATTTAAACAGTATATTGGCAAAGATTCAGGCAAACTATGCTGGAGTTGATGAGGCATTTTTATTAGATGATAAAGGGTTTGTTGTTGAAGGGACTGGAGATAACATATTTGTAGTTAAAAATGGTGTTTTAAAGACCCCTCCTGTCTATGCAAGTATCTTAAAGGGAATCACAAGAGATGTTGTTATAAAATTAGCTAAAGAAGAGGGTATTGAAGTCGTTGAAGAACCATTAACTTTACATGATTTATACACTGCTGATGAACTCTTTATCACAGGAACAGCTGCTGAGATAGTGCCTGTCTTTGAGATAGATGGTAGAGTTATAAACAACAGACAAGTTGGAGAAATTACTAAAAAATTAAAAGAGAGATTTAAGGAGATTAGAACAAAATGGGGAATAAAGATTTATGATGAATAA
- a CDS encoding response regulator codes for MANIVKTLVVDDSAFMRNILKKILTPTGKFVVIGEASNGKEAIEKAKELQPDLITMDIVMPEMDGITATREIKKILPNVKVVMCTSIDQEKKVIEAIEAGADGYIVKPFQAQKVLEELNKLFPD; via the coding sequence ATGGCAAATATTGTAAAAACATTAGTGGTAGATGACTCAGCATTCATGAGGAATATTTTAAAGAAAATATTAACACCAACTGGTAAGTTTGTAGTTATAGGGGAAGCTTCAAATGGAAAAGAAGCTATTGAAAAAGCTAAAGAATTACAGCCAGATTTAATAACTATGGATATAGTTATGCCAGAAATGGATGGAATTACCGCTACAAGAGAGATTAAAAAGATACTGCCGAATGTAAAAGTTGTTATGTGTACTTCAATTGACCAAGAAAAGAAAGTTATTGAAGCTATTGAAGCTGGCGCAGACGGATATATTGTAAAACCATTCCAAGCTCAAAAAGTTCTTGAAGAATTAAATAAGCTTTTCCCTGATTAA
- a CDS encoding CheF family chemotaxis protein, with protein sequence MAKKSKEVTRFHGKGILLNQYTIKNPVLKWEKLDIILYEDKIEFKFSNKTVEVETQYIEDVGADLPRRAIEVAKSSLEDITYHSSITFRPPESDKTMIGFAPETSIYGRKPIENFLRKVFYVLLNKKEIKIQYGAIKGGSIDPNVKWEDGYLIFVQRKSALSSGEILAVAVLENGKPKVYNLFTNIESIRIKTKLIDDKEEEVLEIKQIKANESITSYLYIEKRERLFVLRYIATLTKYKNTVKDLLPKSEDELSSEFAAESWSGEKIKSEVEKLTPEEQEILMALYTGISPLELPNMLNMDVDEVERILDDLIEKGLLNLVRIRKEVELSEKGRAITNYIVTNF encoded by the coding sequence ATGGCAAAGAAATCTAAAGAAGTTACAAGATTTCATGGAAAAGGAATTCTGCTAAACCAATATACAATAAAAAATCCTGTTTTAAAATGGGAAAAGCTTGATATTATATTATATGAAGATAAAATTGAATTCAAATTTTCAAATAAAACAGTAGAAGTGGAAACCCAATATATAGAAGATGTAGGGGCTGATTTACCAAGAAGAGCGATAGAAGTCGCTAAATCATCATTAGAAGATATTACTTATCATTCTTCCATAACTTTTCGCCCACCTGAATCAGACAAGACAATGATTGGATTCGCCCCAGAAACCTCAATATATGGAAGAAAACCCATAGAAAACTTCTTAAGAAAAGTTTTTTATGTGTTATTAAATAAAAAAGAGATAAAGATTCAATATGGTGCTATAAAAGGAGGAAGTATTGACCCAAATGTTAAATGGGAGGATGGATATTTAATATTTGTTCAAAGAAAAAGTGCATTATCCAGTGGAGAAATATTGGCAGTGGCTGTTTTAGAGAATGGAAAGCCTAAAGTCTATAACTTATTTACCAATATTGAATCTATAAGGATAAAAACTAAACTTATAGATGATAAAGAAGAAGAAGTTTTGGAGATAAAACAAATAAAGGCTAATGAAAGTATAACCTCTTATTTATATATTGAAAAAAGGGAAAGACTATTCGTGCTTAGATATATTGCAACACTTACTAAATATAAAAATACTGTAAAAGATTTACTTCCAAAATCAGAAGATGAGTTAAGTTCAGAATTCGCAGCTGAAAGCTGGTCTGGAGAAAAAATAAAAAGTGAAGTTGAAAAATTAACTCCTGAAGAGCAAGAAATACTAATGGCGTTATATACTGGAATTTCCCCACTCGAACTTCCAAACATGTTAAATATGGATGTTGATGAGGTGGAGAGAATATTAGATGACTTAATAGAAAAAGGACTATTAAATCTTGTTAGAATTAGAAAAGAAGTTGAGTTGTCTGAAAAAGGTAGAGCAATAACCAACTATATTGTAACAAACTTCTAA
- the phoU gene encoding phosphate signaling complex protein PhoU: MVKKFDEVLKEIEEDLMKMADLCVEQIEDAIKAFTEGDIELAKQVRKKDNEIDLMEIEIEDKCVKAIALYHPVSGDLRELMTAIKISSKLEKVGDNASKICKILLKSNMEGKRKNELLIVMKDYLVNMLRNAMISFKNRDEKLARDVYEMDKRLDDLYEQLYRSMISKILEDPKNLTLATEIIFAAKYLERSGNIVASIGDRVVYMITGERIKEEELEEKMNQ, from the coding sequence ATGGTAAAAAAATTTGATGAAGTATTAAAAGAGATAGAAGAGGATTTAATGAAGATGGCTGATTTATGTGTTGAACAGATAGAAGATGCTATAAAAGCATTTACAGAGGGGGATATAGAACTTGCTAAACAGGTTAGAAAGAAAGATAATGAGATAGATTTAATGGAAATTGAGATTGAAGATAAGTGTGTTAAAGCTATTGCTTTATATCATCCAGTATCTGGAGACTTGAGAGAGTTGATGACAGCCATTAAAATATCTTCAAAATTAGAGAAAGTTGGGGATAATGCATCAAAGATATGTAAAATATTGCTAAAATCCAATATGGAAGGGAAGAGGAAAAATGAATTACTAATTGTTATGAAAGATTATTTAGTCAATATGCTAAGAAATGCTATGATTTCATTTAAAAATAGAGATGAGAAATTAGCAAGAGATGTTTATGAGATGGATAAAAGGTTGGATGATTTGTATGAACAGTTATACAGAAGTATGATAAGCAAAATCCTTGAAGACCCAAAAAATTTAACTTTAGCTACTGAGATAATCTTTGCTGCTAAATATTTAGAGAGGAGTGGGAATATCGTTGCTTCAATAGGGGATAGAGTAGTTTATATGATTACAGGGGAGAGGATAAAAGAGGAAGAATTAGAAGAAAAAATGAATCAATAA
- a CDS encoding chemotaxis protein CheC encodes MSLIKPINKLIELGKEATENMARSFMELTGENVEVYFLGLRFALVEFVPEQFGDEPYKAVRIDFNGVLSGKSLILLPEKDSIKLEKLMLIDILWDSMVSKSDLPNYEEMESALIGEVGNIVISAFLNVFANELNGVIDITPPTFIKEMGFTIVESLITEIAEKTDVVMLFDTKVEIVGRFPIKCYLIIVIDPDSIKKLDSILK; translated from the coding sequence ATGAGTTTAATAAAACCTATCAATAAGTTAATAGAGCTTGGTAAAGAAGCTACTGAAAATATGGCAAGGTCATTTATGGAATTAACTGGAGAAAATGTTGAAGTATATTTTTTAGGTTTAAGATTTGCTTTAGTAGAGTTTGTTCCTGAACAGTTCGGAGATGAACCCTATAAAGCTGTAAGAATTGATTTTAATGGGGTTCTTAGTGGCAAAAGTTTAATCTTATTGCCCGAAAAAGATTCTATAAAACTTGAAAAGCTAATGCTTATCGACATTCTTTGGGACAGCATGGTCAGTAAATCAGACCTTCCTAATTATGAAGAGATGGAAAGTGCACTAATTGGGGAAGTTGGAAATATTGTTATATCTGCATTTCTAAATGTTTTTGCAAATGAACTTAATGGGGTTATAGATATAACACCCCCAACATTTATAAAAGAAATGGGTTTTACAATAGTTGAGTCATTAATTACAGAAATAGCTGAAAAAACTGATGTAGTTATGTTATTTGACACAAAAGTTGAAATTGTTGGGAGATTTCCAATAAAATGTTATCTAATAATTGTTATTGACCCGGATTCAATTAAAAAATTAGATAGTATCCTTAAATAA
- the pstB gene encoding phosphate ABC transporter ATP-binding protein PstB, producing MKVKMEAKNLNLWYGEKQALFDINLPIYENKITALIGPSGCGKSTFLRCLNRMNDLIKGVRIEGDVLLDGKNIYDKDVDVVELRKRVGMVFQKPNPFPMSIYDNVAYGPRIHGIKDKKELDKIVKWALKKAALWDEVKDNLDKSALSLSGGQQQRLCIARTIAVKPEVILMDEPTSALDPISTLKIEELMVELAKDYTIVVVTHNMQQASRVSDYTAFFLMGKLIEFGETEQIFLNPQRKETDDYISGRFG from the coding sequence ATGAAAGTAAAAATGGAAGCTAAAAACCTAAACCTCTGGTATGGTGAAAAACAAGCTCTATTTGATATTAACTTACCAATCTATGAAAATAAAATCACTGCTTTAATTGGTCCGAGTGGTTGTGGAAAATCAACATTTTTAAGATGCTTAAATAGAATGAACGATTTAATTAAAGGAGTTAGGATTGAAGGAGATGTTTTATTGGATGGAAAAAACATATATGACAAAGATGTTGATGTTGTTGAACTAAGGAAGAGAGTGGGAATGGTTTTCCAAAAACCAAACCCATTTCCAATGAGTATTTATGATAATGTAGCTTACGGCCCAAGAATTCACGGAATTAAAGATAAAAAAGAATTGGATAAGATTGTTAAATGGGCTCTAAAAAAAGCTGCTCTTTGGGATGAAGTTAAAGACAACTTAGATAAATCAGCTTTAAGCTTATCTGGTGGGCAGCAGCAGAGGTTGTGCATAGCAAGAACTATAGCGGTGAAACCAGAAGTAATTTTGATGGATGAACCAACATCTGCCTTAGACCCAATATCAACATTGAAGATAGAGGAGTTGATGGTTGAATTAGCTAAGGATTATACAATTGTTGTTGTTACCCACAACATGCAGCAAGCAAGTAGGGTCTCAGATTACACTGCCTTTTTCTTAATGGGTAAGTTAATTGAGTTTGGAGAGACAGAGCAGATATTCTTAAATCCACAGAGAAAAGAAACAGATGACTATATTAGCGGTAGATTTGGTTAA
- a CDS encoding substrate-binding domain-containing protein, protein MKKLLALIFGIILITPIVSLTGCVGGGNSENSVNDWSKAPINVYTRDPESGTREVFWEKALDKGDITKKAVVVPSNGAMKSAIAQDKYGIGYLSIGYLDSSVKAVKFEGIEPTEENVRNGKYPISRKLHMYVNKNLKDKDPEKYELVMEFIKFVQSKEGQEIVKKEGYIPLPNPQPYQKKEGLKGEIKIAGSTTVEPIAAECAKRFMQMYPNVKITVSGGGSGFGIKQVGEGLVDIGDASRDATPEEIEKYNLEDHVVGMDGVAIIVNPANPIDNLNKEQVKKIFAGEITSWGQVLGQ, encoded by the coding sequence GTGAAGAAGCTATTAGCTTTAATCTTTGGGATAATTTTAATTACTCCAATCGTTAGCTTAACTGGATGTGTTGGTGGTGGAAATTCAGAAAATTCAGTTAATGATTGGTCAAAAGCTCCTATAAACGTATATACAAGAGACCCAGAAAGTGGAACAAGAGAAGTTTTCTGGGAAAAGGCGTTAGATAAAGGAGATATAACAAAAAAAGCTGTTGTTGTTCCTTCAAATGGAGCAATGAAGAGTGCTATAGCTCAAGATAAGTACGGTATAGGTTACTTATCAATCGGTTACTTGGATAGCTCAGTTAAAGCTGTTAAGTTTGAAGGTATAGAACCTACAGAAGAGAATGTTAGAAACGGTAAATACCCAATTTCAAGAAAACTTCACATGTATGTAAATAAAAACCTGAAAGATAAAGACCCAGAAAAATATGAGCTTGTTATGGAATTTATAAAGTTTGTTCAAAGTAAGGAAGGGCAGGAGATTGTAAAGAAAGAAGGATACATCCCACTACCAAATCCACAACCATACCAAAAGAAAGAAGGGCTTAAAGGAGAGATTAAGATTGCCGGTTCAACTACAGTAGAACCAATAGCTGCTGAATGTGCTAAGAGATTTATGCAAATGTATCCAAATGTTAAGATAACTGTAAGCGGTGGAGGTTCAGGGTTTGGTATTAAACAAGTTGGTGAAGGGTTGGTTGATATTGGAGACGCTTCAAGAGATGCTACACCAGAAGAGATTGAAAAATATAATTTAGAAGACCATGTTGTTGGAATGGATGGAGTAGCTATAATAGTAAATCCAGCAAACCCAATAGATAACTTAAACAAAGAACAAGTTAAGAAAATATTTGCTGGAGAGATAACAAGCTGGGGGCAAGTGTTAGGACAATAA